The following proteins come from a genomic window of Mucinivorans hirudinis:
- a CDS encoding Alpha-aspartyl dipeptidase Peptidase E, translating to MRLLLISNSTNAGEAYLEYPKYEIQKFLANVKEVLFIPYAGVTLTWDDYQARVESRFAEIGIQVKSIHHCANPVQAVYDAQAIVVGGGNTFNLLKTMQDNGLIAPIRAKVSGGTPYVGWSAGSNMACPTLCTTNDMPIVEPQSFKALGLIPFQINPHYLDAHPDGHAGETREQRINEFTQANKGTKVAGLREGCMLLYDNGKLSLIGSRQLRLFEYGKEPLELNAGDDLSVLMQ from the coding sequence ATGAGACTACTGCTAATTAGTAATTCCACCAACGCAGGTGAAGCATATTTGGAGTATCCCAAATATGAGATTCAAAAATTCCTTGCAAACGTCAAGGAGGTTCTGTTTATCCCTTACGCGGGCGTAACTCTCACGTGGGACGACTATCAAGCGCGGGTGGAGAGTCGCTTTGCCGAGATAGGAATTCAGGTGAAATCTATCCACCATTGTGCCAATCCCGTGCAGGCAGTTTATGATGCTCAGGCTATTGTGGTGGGCGGAGGCAACACCTTTAATCTGCTTAAGACAATGCAGGACAACGGATTGATTGCTCCCATACGAGCCAAAGTAAGTGGCGGCACACCGTATGTGGGCTGGAGTGCAGGTAGCAATATGGCTTGCCCTACGCTCTGCACTACAAACGATATGCCCATCGTTGAGCCCCAATCTTTCAAGGCTTTAGGGCTGATTCCATTCCAGATTAACCCGCACTACTTGGATGCTCACCCCGATGGGCACGCAGGAGAAACACGGGAACAACGTATCAACGAATTTACGCAAGCGAACAAGGGTACAAAGGTAGCCGGTCTTCGCGAAGGATGTATGTTGCTCTATGACAATGGTAAATTGTCTCTAATAGGCTCGCGTCAGCTGCGATTGTTTGAGTATGGAAAAGAGCCGTTGGAGCTTAATGCGGGTGATGATTTGAGTGTGTTGATGCAATGA